ACCAGGGAACGCAGTCGGGAACTTCGCCCTTTCCGCCTGTCTGATTATACACGAATAACTGCGAAAGCGAGACGATGAAAGAAAGTccttgtcgtttttttttcttttacgcTTACCTGAGTGTCGCGGATGTCTTGAATAAATTTGCTATAGCTCGCTGCCATGTCGAAATTGTATATTGTGAATTCGGCGGAGAGTTGCGCGTCTCCAAGCCAACCGCGTCGCTCTCTCTGCGGACAGTCCGTCGGAATGctaaggagaagaagaagaaaaaaagtctGATTCTTTTAGGGGGGTATTTTTACCTTATGTAGTTGAAAGACTTGCGAAACGAGTGATGTGCTGGGCGCCGTTTAGTATGTCGTAATTTTCGCTGAATACGATGCTgctctcctcgtcgacaGCCGAATGCACGAAATGAGATTTGAGCGAATCGTGATTAGGTGTGCCAGGAAAGCCCGTCAcctaaaagataaataattattttaaaaaaacgagaaaaccTTGTTTGTTTACCTGAACGAAACGGAATCCGTAGTAAGTGAAATAAGGCTCAAAGTCAACAGGACCTGAACTCCCATCAAAAATATATCTTCAATAGAGAATATCTCTATtggggagaagagtttgtGGCCAGGGGATTTCTTACATGGTACGTTCGGGAGAGTTGCCATAGCGATGCTGAATAAAACCGTCTTCGCTCATCATTTCCGCGTGTACGATGGTCAAATTGGATCCGGCTGGACCAGACTGATCCAGATGGAGAGTACAGAAGCCAGcctcaattaaattaacACAATAGCAAATAGAGAAGTTTTAAAAAAATGTCGTAGTCACTGTTCTTACCACGTTTTGGCCGAAATCGAAGACAAAAACGCCCGGCGCCGGTTCAGTAATATTTAATGCACTAAACGTATTGACTTTCTTTACTGGAGGCATGATGTGCGCCGAGGGAGTTCCCGTGGGTTCCGTTGCCAAAGCGACGGCATTAGCCCACCCGTCACTATGATGATAaccctagaaaaaaaaaattccctaataaaattaatctgatttcttttctacgcACGGGCATGTCCCATCCGGGAGTGGCATTTCTTGAATCGTAAGTCTCTCCGACATAGATGTCGTCCTGGACAACGGGACCGGAAATCTGCATCCACTTCTCATTCGACTCGACCATCATCGACGTTTTATCAGCAAACTGAACAATCATCAAAAAACGCAAAGATCGACCTCCAACCTTAACGGAAGGCTGAGAAAACCATcctagataaataaataaataaataaataaataaataaatagttattaattaattaatatagaTTTTCTCACCGTGACCCAGTGTCACTGCCACTGCATTGGGACCCTCTCTCAGCATATACGTCACGTCGTGAGTGTCGTACAAGAGTCGACGTTCGAATGTGGTGAAAGCGCCGAGAACTTGATCTCCGACTCGCTCCCCGTTGAGTCGGAGCTGATAATAGCCGAGACCCAATATGTAGACGTGCGCCGCTGTGACGACTTGTCCGGACGAGACGTTGAATTCGTAGCGCAGCTGATTGCCCTTTTCGCCGTCCAACCAAGTCGACTTTCCCCAATCGGAAATTCCGAAATGAAAAGAGGCCATTTCGCtgagaggagaaggagaattcTGGTTATCCCAATATTGCACCTGGAGGAACATCCCAATCACATAGATACTCTCGTATTTTTTCCCCTTACCGTCCAATGATATCTCGTGTTTGGCTGAAGGGGACTCTTTCCATTCATTTCCACGTTTgtcgatcgattcgacttGACTGTGCCCGAATCCCATAAGATCTGGTCCGGATGAAGCGGTTGCATTGCGTTTGGACTGTAGACGACGATGCGATAGGCCGTTTGCACTTGGCCGCGATCCGCGTGCGCGAGTGCCCACGAAAATCTCGGCATCGGAGCGTCGATTGCAACGGGATTGTCGAGGTATTCGACGCGGAGGCGATACGGCGCGCCGGGagccgtcgaagcgacgggaAGAAGGAGTAAAACGAGGACGAAGCTCAACTGCATGttttgtcacgtgatcgcgAGCACGATGCGATCGTTCAATGAATTTTCACCGTCTAACTAGTCTATCAGCCAATTCGCTAAATCTACTCGTACATGCTAACGTAGAACGCATTAAAAATTCAGTCAAGACCATCGTAGCGAGGATATGACCTGTATCTTTTCCCACTAAGCAATCCATCCTAAAGAAACGTATGTATCTACCAaaggaaatcgtttttttcttacttgaaCAGAGGGATCTCGGCTGTCTCCTATAAGAGCGTCTCGAACTTGCTCAGTGGGAGTCATTGCCGGTTTCAAGCAAGGAAATTCCATCAGACCGTTGTACATTGCCGTGCCAATGAGCAGAAAAGCAAAGCCGTCCACTAAAGAATATACACGACGTTGGCCACACAAGACCAGTGTAAAAAACGAGAACTTACATTGAACAAAGTCCCACCAATCGCATTGCTCTCCGAACTGCTTTGCTCCCGCGTAGAAAAGAATCAGTTCGACAATCCAGACGAGAATTGTTCTCAGCGCATCAATTAGAGTACGATGAACAgctaaataattattaattaattaatcttatATAAGCACAAGGGGTGGCACCAGTCAGGGATTTCGTTACGGCTAAGCCGAAATAATTGTAAAAAGCAATGGAACACAGGTAGACCACTAAACACTCATAAAATTATTAACCTTCATTTATAAAGACGTCTTACGTATCATTGCAAGCAATTTTCCAGAGCTAATCATTTGATAAAAAGCATCCAAGCTAAAATTGGAATATTCGAATAGAAATCATCATGTAGTGTCTCTTGATTTTGTACCTGTCCTCGTACGGCTTGCCGTTCGGTCGAATGTGATACATTGCTGGCAACACAGcctgtcaaaaaaaatacTTTCAATGATTTATTGTAGCTCGTTACAAAGATACATACTCCAGTCATCAAAATAACGCCAAAAAATCCTTCCATACCCACCACCTAGCTCAAGAAGTAAactactttaattaattaatcaataaaaaaagtaaATACAAAACCTGCAAGGGATGAAAgcctctcttcttcaaaaaagtCTCCTCGATGACCATCTGAGATGCACTCACAATCTGACTGCAAACGATGAGTATGATACCTAAAAAAGGCCCCGGATTTCTTTGAGAGAGAACGCGCGCATAAGGGAGATCGAACCGAGAATTGTATGCCAACTGGATTGCACTTGTTCCTGATTAAAAACATCGGAAAGTCCGACGCAACAGAGACCGAACTGTTATAGAGATTCGAAATTGAGAGGGGcacttatttaattaaaaaaggtGACGTACTACGACAGTCGAAATGCCCATCCAATGAATGCATCTCAACTTTCGCTTGAGAAAAATCACCTGAGAAAAGTTGGtgtaaaaaaattcgaaacgtTGCGCTTTTCTCACTGATAAAAGACCGGTGAAAATGATGATGGAACCGCGAAGCATTTGCCACACGGAAGCGTTGACGTAGACGAGCCCAATTCCTTGGGGAGAGGAAaaatagaaggaaaaatatTGCGACAAAGTCTCACTGTACCGTACCGGCTAGCGACGTTCCAATCAGATCGCAGCAAGTGGGAATAATAAAAATCCAATGAAAAACcctatagaagaaaaagaaataataaataaattaataatgaaGTGTCTTTACGGTGGACGTTTCATGAGGAGACTCCGATCTCCTCCTTCGTATTCAGCATTAGTGCTCATATAACGCTATGacaaaagtgacgtcagaaaaaatattttttaaagtTAATTAGgacttctttctccttctttcttcttcttgattcCAAGCATCGGTGCACGGCAAAGCCAAAAAGACACAATGACTCGCCTAAACGATGATCAAAATTCGAAAATGGCTCGCAGTTCGATTGGAGTCTTACCCACGAACATGACGAGCGTTTGAAACCATGGGTGATCGAATTGGTGTACTGTTCTTTGGGCTTTCGCTGAGAAATTGTATGCGACTCTGCAGATCAtgtctcttttcgtttcgaaaagGGAGCCCCGCTTCCGGCCTACTTGCAATCGTTCTGCGCCTTTTTCGATAGCGTGTTAATGGAGCCCGTTACGAGCATGCCGAGTGCAAGAACGATCTGCAATCGTGACAGTTTTGCCATGACGGAGAAAGTCAGCcagtcacgtgacaagaCTGCAGTGGCCCGAATGATAACTAGGCGGGCTGCTCTCACACCTCAAGGGCCACCTCTAGCATTGTTTATTCGGACTATTACGATAGCTTTGCTTTTTGGAAATCATTCGTTTTTGATTGGGCATCAACGATGAACAGGTCACGGGACGCGCGCGCAACCGAAAGCCCGGATAAGCCAAAGGACCAATGTCAACAgtctcaacgacgacgagaacgcgcaCCGccgagacggcggcggcttcgGTGCCAGCGTCGTCCGCCGCTAGCATGCGATACGACGCTCCaatcgcgacggcgaaccGAAGCGACGGGGCTCCTGTCGTGCAGCGACTCGCCTCCGAGTCCGATCGAAGGGAATCGTTCGAAGAGACGCCGCTCTGGTGCGCGCTCTCGACCTACCTCATCTGGGGCTTGTACATCATCATCGCCTACGTGAGAACGTTCTTGGCGAAGATAGGCGTCGAGCGTGTAAAGCACAAAGAGGAAGCCGAGAAAAACACGAAGGTAGGGGCGCGCGAggtttcgttcgttcgtgCATACTTGGGAAGCCGCAATAAACCTTTTGCATGTACAAGCGATTACCCCTCTCCTTAATTAATCccttgtcacgtgatcatcGCCACAGTCTCTGATTGGACGTGTGCACGTGTGATTAGTAATCCGGGGATTTAGGGTTTCGTTCCGCTTTACGCGAGCTTTGAATCGACGTATACGTATTATATATATCGACGGATTCGTGACTGTTGGGATCGGCCGATAGCCAGTTGTGCTGGCGCGCGATTTGACGTGATGGAACGCGTGTCGGACGACCAGAATCGAACATACAAGTAGTAGAACTTGGACTctcgttcttctctaaaTTAAATATCTTATGAGTATAGGTTCActggaagaaaaatcaatgctATTAATCTTAGCTCCTATAATTATTTGGGTTTTGCTGAGACATCCGGTTCGTGCGCAGATGCTGCCATCGACGCTATTAAGGAATACGGTGTCTCGCCTTGTAGTAGCAGAAGAGAAGTTGGTAAGTTATTTATCCCAtagaatttttaaaaaaaattacctAATATGTTTATTTAGGAACATTGGCATTGCTGAAGGACCTTGAACGTATCGTCGCGGAATTTCTTCACAAGCCCGCTGCCATGGTATTTGGGATGGGATTTGGAACAAATTCGATGAATATTCCCGCTTTGGCTGGAAAGGTGAGTCTCAcaggggaggggaggggagaagTCAGTTACACTGTATCTAGGGAAGTTTGATTATAAGCGACGAACTCAATCATTCATCTCTCGTATTGGGAATTCGTTTGTCCGGAGCAAAGGTCATGACCTTCAAACACAACGGTATTTTCAGAACGGAAATGAATAATATAATACTTGACGTACATCTAGACATGAAGGATCTCGAGGCGAAATTACGTCACGCTGTCGTCTATGGTCATCCGAGAACGCGCAGGCCCTACAAGAAGATTATAATATTTGTTGAAGGCGTCTACAGGTAGGAATTCAAtatatcattattattattattgattttttcttgtagcaTGGAAGGATCCGTTGTTCATCTAAAGAAGGTCGTcgaactgaagaaaaaatacaagGTAGGGCCTCTTCTCCCCTTATTTATCCTCTATATCTCCATCTAGGCTTACATTTATTTGGACGAGGCGCACAGCATCGGTTGCATGGGCGAAAGCGGACGCGGAATAAGCGAGTATTGGGGCGTGGACACCTCcgacattgacgtcatgatgGGCACGTTTACCAAGAGCTTCGGCGCCAGCGGCGGTTACATAGCCGctagtcacgtgatcattgatcatcttcgacgtcgttcccaTAACGACGCCtacgcgacggcgatgtCGGCGCCCGTTGCCGCGCAGACGTTGGAGTCGATGCGAATTATCATGGGGAAGGATGGGACGGACGAGGGGAAGCGACGCATACGGCAACTCGCTGAAAATACGCGCTatttgcgacgtcgacttaTGAATATGGGATACATTGTCTATGGGAATTACGATTCGCCTGTTATTCCCGTTATGATTTTTCAACCGTCGAAAATACCGTAGGGGgagatttatttatttatttatttatttatgttattgttttttttttggatAGATTGTTTTCGCGGACGCTTCTTGAGCGGAATATTGGCGTCGTTGTGGCCGGTTTTCCCGCCACGTCGATTATTACGACCCGGGCTCGATTCTGCATGTCATCAGCATTGACCAGAGAAGCGTTGGACGAGGTAAGCGCGCGGAACAATGTAGAAAAGGGATGGAGGGAGGGAGCGGGGTTTTTTTTAGGCGCTTGGTGTTTTGGATGAAATTGGAGATACGATGTTGCTGAAGCAGGCGTCCAAACGAGACTTTTGAACTTTTGGGAGACAGTGACCACGCCCTTTTCCCCCCCTTTCTTCACGTATACTATCTCTATTTCACTCTTATTGTGTAAGCCACGTGTATAAGATGCTAACTATGAAGTGTGAAATGTAGAATAGGCCCCCTCGCATGCTGTTCTCTTTTTAGTTTTCGGATCTTTCCTGTCGCATTCCCTCTTTcatgacgtcggcgacgcaaTTGTAAACGAATGTCCACGCGTCGCTGATCGAAGGCGtccaatcgtcgccgtttgccTTTTCGATCGCCGAAAGAAGCGCTTGACCGACGATCTAGAAGAGAAAGTGTACAATGAATGAAATGGGGGAGGGCCCCCCCCCACTTCTCTCTACGTACGTCAAAATGGGGATCTTGGATGTTCCACTTGACGTGCTTTGCGCCGAGCTCGAGAAGAATAGGGGTTAACGAGTCGatatcgtcgatttcgtcgacagCAGCGCCGACCGTTTCCATGACGCCGAGCGCGTGCTTTTTCACCGCATCGTGCTTCGGCAGTTCTTCACGTGGCACGTCGCGAAACGGCGCGAAGAGCTGCTGGGCTTCGGGAGCAATGTCGAAAATTCTAAACGAGCTCCTAATCAGTAATGGGCTCAGTGGGAGGGAGGATTGATGGAATGCACGCAATGTCGTTACTTAGGTGAACAAAGGGACCCTAATTACATCAACTAAAGGTACAGTAATGGTTTTgggacgacgagaaagtcgctttttttcgcgtgTGTGCACGAGAGTGTAGATATTCTCGAGGCTCGCGTACGCTAATTTTATGCGGTGGTGGGAGTCAGCTCGAAACCGGCGAAACTATATCGCGCCCACCTTCGTCGTGACTACGCGCAGCTGCAACGTGCAACTGTACAGACACGAGAAGTCTCAGGTGGGCGATGGCACGTCAAACGCTATTCATTTTGCGGACAACTCCCTTACTTAACGAAAAAGGCGACCCCGTTGCCTTGCAAGTCGCGAGCAACGACTTTCCACGTCTTTCGAACGGCCTCGACTTGACTCTCGCTGAGAACACGACGTTGGACGCGATTTTCATCGACTCCAttctgctttttcttctttccacCACCAATGTTTCCCATATCGGAACGCACAGTAAGAAATAGACggagacaaaaaaaaaccgagAGGGTCTGGTCTGAACAGAGCCAATGACAACATGTAGTGAAATAGACACTTCCCTTCCGCCCTCGCATGCGCAACCCAATTTCCCACAtgttaatttatttaattcgTAGGTCGTCAGGACAGTCGGGCTGACGAAAGGGATGAGCCGCTTGGAACGCTTTGTGAGTCGAGAGCGTCTCATCGATGCGACAGATGACGGGGAATTTAGACAGATCGACTTTGAATCTAATAAGACATGATGAAGGTGAGGGGGAGCGCGCTTAGAAGTCACCGTTTTGCGTTGGCTATCTGAGGAATCAAGCAAATATCAGCCATCGTAATCTAATAGGAAGATAtgtttcattaattaattaatgcccTCTACATGGAAAGTCCCACCTGGTCACCCACGCAGTATGCACCGCTTGTTTCTTTTAGTAGGGCTTCCAAGCCTAGAATGCCCATATTAGGTAAGGCTAAAGCACTGCACTGCGTGGGGTCGCCAACTTTGAAAGCCCGCGTCGATCCAATGACGTCCCCattccattttcttttcatcgcCCACGTAGCTCAGAACGCGTAGGTTCTATTCGAAGATCATTAGGGACGAGAACAATAGTACTTGCTACAGTACACCTGAATGGGTTGGATATCAGAGGCAATCATATCTGATATTCTTCGGACCTAACAAACAAAGTGACCACACCCCCTCTCTAACTATAGACTGTACCACTGCACGGTTGTAGGCATTGTCTCGCGGTAGGAGAGCCGGGTTCGgtctcgtttcgtcgagatATTCGATGATAGCTAgctattgtttttttctctcgtaaAATCGCTTACGTTTCCAAGTTGCCCCTCTCTCTTACCGACTGAGCGAGATTGTGATCGTCGATGCGAAGCAAGGGAACCGTTCGAGACGGGTTCAAGGCCATGTACTCGTCCGAATGCTGCGAAgcgattttttaattaagaatgcttatgttttctcttgcctGTTCGCCGCCGTTCTTTAGAAGATGTATGGGACGATATTCGTAGTCGATTTCCTTCAAATTCAGCGCTACGACCGAGCAAAGGGGAACTTAGAAGGGAATTTGGGGAGGAACACTCGTTGTTTTTACCGATTCGAACTCGCCACGAGCACGAACTTCGGAAGTAGGAATAGAGAATTGGCTAAAGGAGCGGCGCGCAAAGTTAGAGGCGAACGAACAGTGGACCTTTGTTACTTTGGCCATCTTGAGTCTAGGGGTAAATAGTCACGaggtattttttattaattaatgcgaGACAGCTCTAGTAACGCAAAGCCAATTGTCGTTTTCTCCCGGAAAATGCCAATTGTTTTCGGTCCATTgagtaatgacgtcatgaagTTGACGAggctaaaaaaattaaatttttatttaaatCGGTCCCTCCTCCCCAAAAAAAGAACTTTTAC
This sequence is a window from Oscarella lobularis chromosome 7, ooOscLobu1.1, whole genome shotgun sequence. Protein-coding genes within it:
- the LOC136188970 gene encoding LOW QUALITY PROTEIN: alpha-L-rhamnosidase-like (The sequence of the model RefSeq protein was modified relative to this genomic sequence to represent the inferred CDS: inserted 1 base in 1 codon; deleted 1 base in 1 codon) is translated as MQLSFVLVLLLLPVASTAPGAPYRLRVEYLDNPVAIDAPMPRFSWALAHADRGQVQTAYRIVVYSPNAMQPLHPDQILWDSGTVKSNRSTNVEMNGKSPLQPNTRYHWTVQYWDNQNSPSPLSEMASFHFGISDWGKSTWLDGEKGNQLRYEFNVSSGQVVTAAHVYILGLGYYQLRLNGERVGDQVLGAFTTFERRLLYDTHDVTYMLREGPNAVAVTLGHGWFSQPSVKVGGRSLRFLMIVQFADKTSMMVESNEKWMQISGPVVQDDIYVGETYDSRNATPGWDMPGYHHSDGWANAVALATEPTGTPSAHIMPPVKKVNTFSALNITEPAPGVFVFDFGQNVAGFCTLHLDQSGPAGSNLTIVHAEMMSEDGFIQHRYGNSPERTIYIFDGSSGPVDFEPYFTYYGFRFVQVTGFPGTPNHDSLKSHFVHSAVDEESSIVFSENYDILNGAQHITRFASLSTLLSIPTDCPQRERRGWLGDAQLSAEFTIYNFDMAASYSKFIQDIRDTQLFVYNQTGGKGEVPDCVPWYHHGGLPADPAWDVAYTVIPYWVHKYYDDTRVVSQYYDGIKAHLESLRSRVDPKSGLLTYSRYGDWCSVAKXGTGCRYSSPLVSSFYFIMQLDLVAYMAEKLGKGDDATTYRAQATKLRSAFNEMFYNASSKLYVDNDISPQTTHSLALVLGVVPPDDLHAVVENLVAYTHSIEDHLNTGIVGTKYLLPALSDNGYFDLALTIASQTTSPSWGWMVVQQATTLWESWLGSQFHGVSSRNHIMFGGQGPWYYQSIAGINMADDGLGWDRIRIQPRLTNDTAMTSVSATVGTYRGEIYSAWSRPGSVCGSAGENTDLTLQCPPGGVIGDVLFASYGTPNGTCGHFQIFNCSSPNSMSTVQKACVGKSSCKIHVSNDDFGGDPCFDIVKHLDVQVTCRGGAMFSHSVTIPVNSMAEIHMSTFGEDAAKITVMESGKAVWKGGKYQPGQPGIMGAVEGKGDIVFQAGSGRYDFEVSM
- the LOC136188966 gene encoding solute carrier family 35 member F6-like → MAKLSRLQIVLALGMLVTGSINTLSKKAQNDCKVAYNFSAKAQRTVHQFDHPWFQTLVMFVGESLCLFGFAVHRCLESRRRKKEKERYMSTNAEYEGGDRSLLMKRPPVFHWIFIIPTCCDLIGTSLAGIGLVYVNASVWQMLRGSIIIFTGLLSVIFLKRKLRCIHWMGISTVVFGLCCVGLSDVFNQEQVQSSWHTILGIILIVCSQIVSASQMVIEETFLKKRGFHPLQVVGMEGFFGVILMTGAVLPAMYHIRPNGKPYEDSLDAFYQMISSGKLLAMILVYLCSIAFYNYFGLAVTKSLTAVHRTLIDALRTILVWIVELILFYAGAKQFGEQCDWWDFVQLDGFAFLLIGTAMYNGLMEFPCLKPAMTPTEQVRDALIGDSRDPSVQDGLLSGKRYRSYPRYDGLD
- the LOC136189486 gene encoding serine palmitoyltransferase 2-like, translated to MSTVSTTTRTRTAETAAASVPASSAASMRYDAPIATANRSDGAPVVQRLASESDRRESFEETPLWCALSTYLIWGLYIIIAYVRTFLAKIGVERVKHKEEAEKNTKGFVPLYASFESTYTYYIYRRIRDCWDRPIASCAGARFDVMERVSDDQNRTYKFTGRKINAINLSSYNYLGFAETSGSCADAAIDAIKEYGVSPCSSRREVGTLALLKDLERIVAEFLHKPAAMVFGMGFGTNSMNIPALAGKGSLIISDELNHSSLVLGIRLSGAKVMTFKHNDMKDLEAKLRHAVVYGHPRTRRPYKKIIIFVEGVYSMEGSVVHLKKVVELKKKYKAYIYLDEAHSIGCMGESGRGISEYWGVDTSDIDVMMGTFTKSFGASGGYIAASHVIIDHLRRRSHNDAYATAMSAPVAAQTLESMRIIMGKDGTDEGKRRIRQLAENTRYLRRRLMNMGYIVYGNYDSPVIPVMIFQPSKIPLFSRTLLERNIGVVVAGFPATSIITTRARFCMSSALTREALDEALGVLDEIGDTMLLKQASKRDF
- the LOC136189495 gene encoding uncharacterized protein; its protein translation is MWEIGLRMRGRKGSVYFTTCCHWLCSDQTLSVFFCLRLFLTVRSDMGNIGGGKKKKQNGVDENRVQRRVLSESQVEAVRKTWKVVARDLQGNGVAFFVKIFDIAPEAQQLFAPFRDVPREELPKHDAVKKHALGVMETVGAAVDEIDDIDSLTPILLELGAKHVKWNIQDPHFDIVGQALLSAIEKANGDDWTPSISDAWTFVYNCVADVMKEGMRQERSEN
- the LOC136189496 gene encoding maleylacetoacetate isomerase-like, whose protein sequence is MAKPILYSYFRSSCSWRVRIALNLKEIDYEYRPIHLLKNGGEQHSDEYMALNPSRTVPLLRIDDHNLAQSLAIIEYLDETRPNPALLPRDNAYNRAVVRRISDMIASDIQPIQNLRVLSYVGDEKKMEWGRHWIDAGFQSLEALLKETSGAYCVGDQITMADICLIPQIANAKRFKVDLSKFPVICRIDETLSTHKAFQAAHPFRQPDCPDDLRIK